From Arachis stenosperma cultivar V10309 chromosome 2, arast.V10309.gnm1.PFL2, whole genome shotgun sequence, one genomic window encodes:
- the LOC130962529 gene encoding uncharacterized protein LOC130962529: MVKLQSLSVTECHKMKLIFSKEQGSTDVKKKETIFPNLKNIEVSNMKSLSEICDFEFPVDSFVKLETAVINECGKLNHVFTHDMVGIFEHLSSLRVTNCKSIKAIFNLDGKNKLAGTSRYAIIKLQDVHLQTLPKLEHLFNWKKDRPEGNFNLKNLQKIWVQECGRLENIFSFPVAKTIEDNLEYLVVSDCSQLREIVAEEEDANNPSNTIEFTKLATVKFLRLPKFKRFCRRDYELKLPALNDLSIELCDKLEPHFQRDTTYAQRKPMYYFEEVDNALKHFIISGLAMEVGDGRRTLFWEDNWVQGGPLKARFPRLFSVSNKQGFVIGDCGFWDGLFRRRLRVIASQVRSGKGWFRLELNCLVWCVWLRCFHRDWAVPRSIEGLFESWNGTPNRKEEQKRWLTGFFAIIWNIWLERNNRIFNNKEALNELKSLQIGSRHAKLLSNYDSRMDKLEELYFSRLDSINVLYAFLHSNPNLMSLWLNRCYFQTLVPLKRPPYIERLGVVPKLKGLNLMDLPYLEGIGFERDAILQMIESLTLKDCPRLKTLAPSSVCLSHLTKLEVVGCKGLKYLISPSTARRLGQLNTMKIINCQSLVEIVSCDRENLGEVDIIFEQLTTLELVALDSLQSFCSFKSCSFHFPILEKFMMNVCPKLENFSQGVSNTPILQKVYLDDDKEKMRWYWKENLQDTIQYIFKHKDFFECMEEISVIEHLDFLEPFWESNKSLQEDLFDNLKTLKLQRCDFKSYAIPSNVLLSLKILEELEVDQCSTIQSIFEMDNTKIKETSFQLKKLTLTGLQNVTHVWQHEKQGILGFQNLQQVTILGCGELKAVFPLSLARYLKKLEELAVAQCEELLEIVRKEEEAMERTENFEFPNLTTLALCLLPRFSYFYSANFILECPNLNELQVFGCSDELELFHSHQQFLEDPSRRQLLFTNKDAISKVEKLMLNQNHTLELSSWLGQSMNQGLPCLNELNLVDFDEEKNNDVRENSTTPLEILDKTPNLEIIEIYGNHCKTINIPEAAKRILDLKELKLWSLSELNSISGLEYLLKLRLLQVYECPKLTTLGQCCSNLKELHIEGCHGLQCLFTSSSAKMLIQLQELKVLYCDSLKEIVGKEQQSDETTTVSAVEFKRLGRIMSQDENFLSNSNTCGTF, translated from the exons ATGGTGAAACTACAAAGCCTTTCTGTAACGGAATGTCACAAGATGAAACTCATCTTTTCAAAAGAACAAGGCAGTACTGATGTTAAAAAGAAG GAAACAATCTTTCCAAATTTGAAGAATATCGAAGTGAGTAACATGAAGAGTTTGAGTGAGATATGTGACTTTGAATTCCCTGTAGATTCCTTTGTCAAGTTGGAGACAGCAGTTATTAATGAGTGTGGTAAATTGAATCATGTTTTTACTCATGACATGGTGGGAATATTTGAACATTTAAGCAGCTTAAGAGTTACTAATTGCAAGTCAATAAAAGCTATATTTAACCTGGATGGGAAAAATAAGCTTGCTGGTACTAGTAGGTATGCAATAATCAAATTGCAAGATGTTCATTTACAAACACTCCCAAAATTGGAGCATTTGTTTAACTGGAAGAAAGATCGGCCAGAAGGGAACTTTAACTTGAAGAATCTACAAAAGATATGGGTTCAAGAATGTGGCAGGTTGGAAAACATATTTTCTTTTCCTGTAGCCAAGACTATTGAAGATAATCTTGAATACCTTGTGGTGTCAGATTGTTCTCAATTGAGGGAAATTGTAGCTGAGGAAGAAGATGCCAATAACCCAAGTAATACTATTGAGTTCACCAAACTGGCAACAGTCAAATTTTTGAGACTACCAAAATTTAAGAGATTCTGCCGAAGAGACTATGAATTAAAGTTGCCAGCATTGAATGACTTGTCTATTGAACTTTGTGACAAGTTGGAACCACATTTCCAGAGAGACACCACATATGCACAAAGAAAGCCTATGTATTATTTTGAAGAGGTAGATAATGCCTTAAAACATTTTATTATTAGTGGGCTAGCAATGGAAGTTGGTGATGGACGAAGGACACTGTTTTGGGAAGATAACTGGGTCCAGGGTGGTCCTCTGAAAGCGCGTTTTCCAAGGCTCTTCTCTGTTTCAAACAAGCAAGGATTTGTGATAGGGGATTGTGGGTTCTGGGATGG ACTCTTTCGGAGGAGATTACGAGTTATAGCTTCACAAGTTCGATCTGGAAAGGGTTGGTTCCGCCTAGAATTGAACTGTTTG GTGTGGTGTGTCTGGTTGAGATGTTTTCATAGAGATTGGGCTGTCCCAAGAAGCATTGAAGGCTTGTTTGAGAGTTGGAATGGAACACCTAATAGAAAAGAGGAGCAGAAGAGGTGGCTGACTGGGTTCTTTGCGATTATTTGGAACATCTGGTTGGAACGCAATAACAGAATTTTCAACAATAAAGAG gcGCTCAATGAGTTGAAGTCCTTGCAAATTGGGTCACGGCATGCAAAGTTGTTAAGTAACTATGACTCCCGAATGGACAAATTAGAAGAACTTTATTTTTCTCGATTGGATAGTATTAATGTCCTATATGCTTTCCTTCACAGCAATCCAAACTTGATGAGCCTTTGGTTGAATAGATGTTATTTTCAAACATTGGTTCCTCTTAAAAGGCCTCCTTATATTGAAAGATTGGGGGTTGTTCCAAAGCTGAAAGGCTTGAATTTAATGGATTTACCATATCTTGAGGGCATCGGCTTTGAACGAGACGCGATTCTTCAGATGATTGAGTCATTGACTTTAAAGGATTGTCCACGTTTGAAGACTCTAGCACCTTCCTCTGTATGTCTCTCTCACTTGACAAAGCTGGAAGTAGTTGGCTGCAAAGgactaaaatatttaatatcaCCATCCACGGCAAGAAGATTGGGTCAACTTAACACCATGAAGATAATCAACTGTCAATCTTTAGTGGAAATTGTGTCATGTGACAGAGAAAATTTAGGTGAGGTTGACATCATTTTTGAACAACTGACAACTCTTGAGCTTGTGGCATTAGACAGCCTACAAAGTTTTTGTAGTTTCAAGagttgttccttccattttccgATATTGGAGAAATTCATGATGAATGTCTGCCCCAAGTTAGAAAATTTCTCTCAAGGAGTCAGTAACACTCCGATTCTGCAAAAGGTGTATCTTGATGATGACAAAGAGAAGATGAGATGGTATTGGAAGGAGAATTTACAAGATACGATACAATATATATTCAAACACAAG GATTTTTTCGAATGCATGGAGGAAATAAGTGTGATTGAACATCTTGATTTTCTGGAACCATTCTGGGAAAGTAACAAAAGCCTACAAGAAGACTTGTTTGACAATTTGAAAACTTTAAAGCTGCAGCGTTGTGACTTCAAATCATATGcaatcccatccaatgttcttCTTTCTTTGAAGATCTTAGAAGAATTGGAAGTGGATCAGTGCTCCACTATACAAAGCATATTTGAAATGGACAACACTAAGATCAAGGAAACATCATTCCAGCTGAAGAAGCTGACTTTAACTGGGCTACAAAATGTGACGCATGTGTGGCAACATGAAAAACAGGGGATTCTGGGCTTTCAAAATCTGCAGCAGGTGACAATCTTAGGTTGTGGCGAATTGAAAGCTGTGTTTCCATTATCATTGGCCAGATATCTTAAAAAGCTCGAGGAACTCGCTGTAGCACAATGTGAAGAGTTGCTTGAAATAGTTAGAAAGGAAGAGGAAGCAATGGAAAGAACAGAAAATTTTGAGTTTCCGAATTTAACCACGCTAGCACTGTGTCTTTTGCCCCGATTCAGTTACTTTTACTCGGCAAATTTCATTTTGGAGTGCCCCAATTTAAATGAGTTACAGGTGTTTGGATGTAGTGACGAGTTGGAACTGTTTCACTCTCATCAACAATTTCTTGAAGATCCCAGCAGGAGACAACTCCTCTTCACCAATAAAGAT GCTATTTCCAAGGTGGAGAAGTTAATGCTCAATCAAAATCACACTTTGGAATTAAGTTCATGGCTTGGACAATCTATGAATCAAGGCCTTCCGTGTTTAAACGAACTTAACCTTGTTGACTTTGATGAAGAGAAGAACAATGATGTCAGAGAGAACTCTACTACACCATTAGAGATACTAGACAAGACACCCAATTTAGAGATCATTGAAATATATGGCAACCATTGCAAAACCATCAATATTCCTGAAGCGGCTAAGAGGATACTTGACTTGAAAGAATTGAAGTTGTGGTCACTATCTGAGCTGAACTCCATTAGTGGTCTAGAGTACTTGTTAAAGCTGCGGCTATTACAGGTTTATGAATGTCCAAAATTGACAACGTTAGGACAATGTTGCTCCAATCTGAAGGAATTGCATATAGAGGGGTGTCATGGATTGCAGTGTTTATTCACATCCTCCTCAGCAAAAATGCTGATACAGCTTCAGGAGCTGAAAGTTTTGTACTGTGATTCATTGAAAGAAATAGTGGGAAAAGAACAGCAAAGTGATGAAACAACTACAGTTTCTGCAGTTGAATTCAAGCGGCTAGGGAGGATAA TGTCCCAGGATGAAAATTTTCTCTCAAACAGCAATACATGTGGAACCTTCTAG